A stretch of Amycolatopsis balhimycina FH 1894 DNA encodes these proteins:
- a CDS encoding DUF3145 domain-containing protein yields MSTRGSTRGVVYVHSSPSAVCPHVEWAISGTLGARVDLKWTAQPASPGQLRAECGWRAPAGTGAKLAAALKAWPMIRFEVTEEPSAGVDGERFCFAPGLGLWHGRTSANGDIVVGEDQLRALVSMTRGGESLAHKLDELLAASWDEALEPFRHAGDGAPVTWLHQVG; encoded by the coding sequence GTGAGCACCCGTGGCAGCACCCGAGGTGTGGTGTACGTCCACTCGTCGCCGTCTGCGGTATGTCCGCACGTCGAGTGGGCCATTTCGGGCACCCTGGGTGCCCGCGTTGACCTGAAGTGGACGGCGCAGCCGGCCAGTCCGGGTCAGCTTCGCGCCGAATGCGGTTGGCGCGCGCCCGCGGGCACCGGCGCCAAACTGGCGGCCGCGCTCAAGGCGTGGCCGATGATTCGGTTCGAGGTCACCGAAGAGCCCAGCGCGGGCGTCGACGGCGAGCGGTTCTGCTTCGCGCCCGGGCTCGGCCTGTGGCACGGCCGGACCAGCGCCAACGGCGACATCGTGGTGGGCGAAGACCAGCTGCGCGCCCTCGTCAGCATGACTCGCGGGGGTGAGTCCCTCGCACACAAGCTCGACGAACTCCTGGCCGCGAGCTGGGACGAGGCGCTCGAGCCCTTCCGGCACGCCGGCGACGGCGCGCCGGTGACCTGGCTGCACCAGGTCGGCTAG